A part of Desulfomicrobium baculatum DSM 4028 genomic DNA contains:
- a CDS encoding 4Fe-4S dicluster domain-containing protein, whose product MSKKKGQAKVTIYPDWCKGCGICAAFCPSKVLELWPDGKAHVVREEDCVNCGFCELHCPDFAISVTPKEVSRRKTDAFDASQGGPLDPSAGTDPGPEENVGTPNREDEHGDKKA is encoded by the coding sequence ATGTCCAAAAAGAAAGGTCAAGCAAAGGTGACGATTTATCCGGATTGGTGTAAGGGCTGCGGAATATGCGCGGCTTTTTGCCCGTCCAAGGTGCTCGAACTCTGGCCGGATGGCAAAGCGCATGTGGTGCGCGAGGAAGACTGCGTGAATTGCGGATTCTGTGAGCTGCATTGCCCGGATTTCGCGATCTCCGTGACCCCCAAGGAGGTCAGCCGCAGAAAGACCGACGCGTTCGATGCCTCGCAAGGCGGGCCTCTGGACCCGTCCGCGGGCACCGACCCGGGGCCGGAGGAAAATGTTGGAACACCTAACCGGGAAGACGAACATGGCGACAAAAAAGCGTAA
- a CDS encoding 2-oxoacid:acceptor oxidoreductase subunit alpha translates to MATKKRKKTEIFALGNEAVVEGALLAGCNFYAGYPITPSTEIAEVMSSRLPLVKDGVFIQMEDEIASMGAVIGASLAGRKAMTATSGPGFSLMQENLGYACMTEVPLVVVNVMRGGPSTGLPTSPAQGDVQQARWGCHGDHPIIVLSASDVQECLEMTVVAFNFAEKYRTPVILLLDEITAHTREKISIPGPEDFEILARVTPSMPPEWYVSYEETMRGVPALPPLGSGYRFHVTGLTHDQNGFPTSKPDEVKALMHRQFRKIDQFFYDIQLFDEVGCEDAEVVVVAYGCVARSAELAVHMARERGVKAGLLKLKTLFPFPKTAVQTLARQCKALIVPEMNMGQISREVKRVNNGLTHVITNNRVDGQIITPSEIFKNIMQA, encoded by the coding sequence ATGGCGACAAAAAAGCGTAAGAAAACGGAAATATTCGCCCTCGGCAACGAGGCTGTGGTCGAGGGTGCGCTCCTGGCGGGCTGCAACTTCTATGCGGGCTACCCCATAACGCCGTCCACGGAAATCGCGGAGGTCATGTCCTCGCGGCTGCCCCTGGTCAAGGACGGGGTGTTCATCCAGATGGAAGACGAGATCGCCAGCATGGGCGCCGTCATCGGTGCGTCCCTGGCCGGACGCAAGGCCATGACCGCGACTTCGGGACCTGGTTTTTCCCTCATGCAGGAGAATCTCGGCTACGCCTGCATGACCGAAGTGCCCCTGGTCGTGGTCAACGTCATGCGCGGGGGACCCAGCACCGGGCTGCCGACAAGCCCGGCCCAGGGCGATGTGCAGCAGGCCCGCTGGGGCTGTCATGGTGATCATCCCATCATCGTCCTCTCGGCCAGCGACGTGCAGGAATGTCTGGAAATGACCGTGGTCGCCTTCAATTTCGCCGAAAAATACCGCACGCCCGTTATCCTGCTTCTGGATGAGATCACGGCCCACACCCGGGAAAAGATCTCCATCCCCGGGCCGGAGGATTTTGAGATCCTGGCGCGGGTCACTCCGTCCATGCCGCCTGAATGGTACGTCTCCTACGAGGAGACCATGCGCGGGGTCCCGGCCTTGCCGCCGCTCGGCTCCGGGTACCGTTTCCATGTCACGGGCCTGACCCATGACCAGAACGGATTCCCCACTTCCAAGCCGGACGAGGTCAAGGCGCTGATGCACCGTCAGTTCCGCAAGATCGACCAGTTCTTTTACGATATTCAGCTTTTTGACGAGGTTGGTTGCGAGGACGCCGAAGTGGTCGTCGTGGCTTACGGCTGCGTGGCCCGTTCGGCCGAGCTTGCCGTGCACATGGCCCGCGAGCGCGGGGTCAAGGCGGGGCTTCTGAAGCTCAAGACCCTGTTTCCCTTTCCCAAAACCGCGGTGCAGACCCTGGCCCGGCAGTGCAAGGCGCTCATTGTGCCGGAGATGAACATGGGCCAGATCTCGCGCGAGGTGAAGCGGGTCAACAACGGCCTGACCCACGTCATTACCAACAACCGCGTCGACGGCCAGATCATCACCCCTTCGGAAATCTTCAAAAACATCATGCAGGCGTGA
- a CDS encoding 2-oxoacid:ferredoxin oxidoreductase subunit beta, which yields MAQVTQLIHDYLRHNKKFPHVYCAGCGHGIVLGSLIRSVHGLGYSKDDVVLVAGIGCSGRMAVYVDFNTVHTTHGRALTFATGIKMANPALKVIVVMGDGDAMSIGGNHLIHAARRNIGLTALVLNNNIYGMTGGQASPTSPEGTVSATSPFGQLERSFDIVDMAMASGASYVARGTVLHANMLDGLISDALEKPGFNLVEILTPCHTQYGRKNKYKTVVDMYQWYKKNTVKLDRYRQLTPEEQATFTPIGVFRDEMRPGLEVRYEELRNKLQEQPNA from the coding sequence ATGGCACAGGTAACACAACTCATTCACGACTACCTTCGGCACAACAAGAAGTTCCCCCATGTCTACTGCGCAGGGTGCGGGCACGGCATCGTGCTCGGATCGCTTATTCGCAGCGTGCACGGTCTGGGCTATTCCAAGGACGACGTCGTGCTCGTGGCCGGCATCGGCTGTTCCGGACGCATGGCCGTGTACGTGGACTTCAACACCGTGCACACCACCCACGGCCGGGCCCTGACTTTTGCCACCGGCATCAAGATGGCCAACCCTGCGCTCAAGGTCATCGTGGTCATGGGCGACGGCGACGCCATGTCCATCGGCGGCAACCATCTCATCCACGCGGCCAGGCGCAACATCGGTCTGACCGCGCTGGTTCTGAACAACAACATCTACGGCATGACCGGCGGCCAGGCTTCCCCGACCAGCCCCGAAGGGACCGTCTCCGCGACGTCGCCTTTCGGTCAGCTCGAGCGCAGCTTCGACATCGTGGACATGGCCATGGCCAGCGGCGCGAGCTACGTGGCCCGCGGCACGGTTCTGCACGCCAATATGCTCGACGGCCTCATCTCCGACGCCCTGGAGAAACCGGGTTTCAACCTGGTCGAGATTCTGACTCCATGCCACACCCAGTACGGTCGCAAGAACAAGTACAAGACCGTGGTGGACATGTATCAGTGGTACAAGAAAAATACCGTGAAGCTTGACCGCTATAGACAGCTCACCCCGGAAGAGCAGGCAACGTTCACACCCATCGGCGTGTTCAGGGACGAGATGCGCCCCGGCCTGGAGGTGCGATACGAGGAACTGCGCAACAAGCTTCAGGAGCAGCCAAATGCCTAA
- a CDS encoding 2-oxoacid:acceptor oxidoreductase family protein, producing MPKQHELNRFEMRLSGTGGQGILTLGKIMGQVLAIDHGFYVTQTQSYGPEARGGASRADLVISSHRISYPKPVNLDMLVALSQEACNLYFRNLKPAGFLLVDTSLVTQTPSNIYWGLPFTSMARDKIGMPQTTNIICLGALSHFLPFMNFANVKKALASVLPAKILDVNVKALTLGHSQAKKLYPDAPEKWTFFSPTTMESEQ from the coding sequence ATGCCTAAACAGCACGAACTGAATCGATTCGAAATGCGGCTTTCCGGCACGGGCGGCCAGGGTATCCTGACCCTGGGCAAGATCATGGGCCAGGTGCTGGCCATCGATCACGGCTTTTACGTCACGCAGACCCAGAGCTACGGTCCCGAGGCCCGAGGCGGAGCAAGCCGGGCCGATCTGGTTATAAGTTCGCACAGAATCAGCTATCCAAAACCCGTGAATCTTGACATGCTCGTGGCTCTCAGTCAGGAGGCCTGCAACCTGTATTTTCGCAACTTAAAACCTGCCGGCTTCCTGCTGGTGGATACCTCGCTCGTGACCCAGACCCCGTCCAACATATATTGGGGGTTGCCGTTCACGAGCATGGCCCGGGACAAGATCGGCATGCCTCAGACCACCAACATCATCTGTCTGGGGGCGCTGAGTCATTTTCTGCCGTTCATGAATTTTGCCAACGTGAAAAAAGCCCTGGCATCCGTCTTGCCCGCCAAGATCCTGGATGTGAACGTCAAGGCGCTGACCCTTGGCCATAGCCAGGCCAAGAAACTTTATCCGGACGCACCCGAAAAATGGACATTCTTCTCACCAACGACGATGGAATCAGAGCAGTAG
- the surE gene encoding 5'/3'-nucleotidase SurE has protein sequence MDILLTNDDGIRAVGLRALYGALIKAGHRVHVAAPMTEQSAVGHSVTLFSPLRVKQVEETGFSGLGISGTPADCVKLALSHLLPKKPDMIVSGINSGANVGVDVLYSGTVSAATEGALAGIPAMAVSVDDYHPEELSAQAEYAVGMLGKDFWSGFPRYCVLNLNFPSGPLADAKGLKVCRQTSSTYRDWYDERTDPRGNPYYWLCGVIPPENVDPDSDRGLLSRGYITVTPLTFDLTHAVYMETLSRQLA, from the coding sequence ATGGACATTCTTCTCACCAACGACGATGGAATCAGAGCAGTAGGACTGCGCGCCCTGTACGGCGCGCTGATCAAGGCCGGACACCGGGTGCACGTGGCTGCGCCCATGACCGAGCAGAGCGCGGTGGGGCATTCGGTGACCCTGTTTTCACCCCTGCGGGTCAAGCAGGTGGAGGAAACAGGGTTTTCCGGCCTCGGCATTTCCGGAACTCCGGCGGATTGCGTCAAGCTGGCCCTGAGCCATCTTTTGCCGAAAAAGCCGGACATGATCGTGTCGGGAATCAACTCGGGCGCCAACGTGGGCGTGGACGTGCTCTATTCGGGCACGGTCTCCGCGGCCACCGAAGGAGCCCTGGCCGGCATTCCGGCCATGGCCGTGTCCGTGGATGACTATCATCCCGAAGAGCTTTCCGCCCAGGCCGAATATGCCGTGGGCATGCTAGGAAAGGATTTCTGGTCCGGTTTTCCGCGCTACTGCGTGCTGAACCTCAACTTTCCGTCCGGTCCTCTGGCCGACGCCAAGGGTCTGAAGGTCTGCCGCCAGACCAGTTCGACCTACCGGGACTGGTACGATGAGAGGACCGACCCCCGTGGAAATCCGTATTATTGGCTTTGCGGCGTCATTCCGCCGGAAAATGTCGACCCCGATTCCGACCGGGGCTTGCTGAGCCGGGGTTATATCACCGTCACGCCCCTGACCTTTGACTTGACTCACGCAGTGTATATGGAAACCCTGAGCCGGCAATTGGCGTAG
- the fba gene encoding class II fructose-1,6-bisphosphate aldolase: protein MPLTTPKEMFARGYAEGFAIGGFNVNNMEIIQGIMEAGNLEKSPLILQVSAGARRYAGQGYIIKLMEAALAENDLPVCLHLDHGQNFEICKEVIDGGFTSVMIDGSHLSFEDNIALTKQVVAYAHDRGVWVEAELGQLAGVEDDVDVEHSVYTNPDQAAEFVGRTGCDSLAIAIGTSHGAYKFAGEAKLDFDRLEKIKALLPDYPIVLHGASSVPQEFVDMANQYGAQIAGAKGVPEDLLRKAAASAVCKINIDTDIRLAMTATIRKYLAENPSHFDPRQYLQVARTAVRDMVAHKIRNVLGSSNKI, encoded by the coding sequence ATGCCCCTGACCACACCCAAGGAAATGTTTGCCCGAGGTTACGCCGAAGGCTTTGCCATCGGCGGTTTCAACGTGAACAACATGGAAATCATCCAGGGCATCATGGAGGCCGGAAACCTCGAAAAATCCCCGCTCATCCTGCAGGTTTCCGCCGGTGCCCGCCGCTATGCGGGACAGGGGTACATCATCAAGCTCATGGAGGCCGCTCTGGCCGAGAATGACCTGCCGGTCTGTCTGCACCTCGATCACGGCCAGAATTTCGAGATCTGCAAGGAAGTCATCGACGGCGGCTTCACCTCCGTCATGATCGACGGTTCGCATCTGTCTTTCGAGGACAACATCGCCCTGACCAAACAGGTCGTGGCCTACGCCCATGACCGCGGCGTGTGGGTCGAGGCCGAGCTCGGGCAGTTGGCCGGCGTGGAGGACGACGTGGATGTGGAGCACAGCGTGTACACCAATCCGGACCAGGCCGCCGAGTTTGTCGGCCGCACGGGCTGTGATTCGCTGGCCATCGCCATCGGCACCAGCCACGGCGCCTACAAATTCGCGGGCGAGGCCAAGCTGGACTTCGATCGCCTGGAGAAGATCAAGGCCCTCTTGCCGGATTATCCCATCGTGCTGCACGGCGCGTCGTCCGTGCCCCAGGAATTTGTGGACATGGCCAACCAGTACGGCGCCCAGATCGCCGGAGCCAAGGGCGTGCCCGAGGATCTTTTGCGCAAGGCGGCCGCCTCGGCCGTGTGCAAGATCAACATCGACACGGACATCCGCCTGGCCATGACCGCGACCATCCGCAAGTACCTGGCCGAGAACCCGTCGCATTTCGACCCCCGCCAGTACCTGCAGGTGGCCAGAACAGCGGTGCGGGACATGGTGGCGCACAAGATCAGAAACGTGCTTGGTTCATCCAATAAAATATAA
- the gap gene encoding type I glyceraldehyde-3-phosphate dehydrogenase produces the protein MAVKIALNGFGRIGRYLARILAGNTDVELVCVNARGDNASLAYLLKYDSVHGTFAGEVEPNEQGFLLNGKQVLVTRNAPDAWDWKGIDIVVESTGKFTDRESCEKHLAAGAKKVLISAPGKNADLTVVMGVNDGLYDPAKHNIISNASCTTNCLAPAAKALNDTFGIRHGLMTTIHSYTMSQRMLDGTHKDIRRGRAGAMNMLPTTTGAAKAVSMVIPALAGKLDGMAVRVPTPNVSLVDLVVEVEKKATVAEVNAVLKAAASGPEGGAMGYTEVPLVSMDYVGSIYGGVVDGLCTSVMNGTMVKIIVWYDNEAGFTNQLLRLIKTVGASL, from the coding sequence ATGGCTGTCAAAATCGCACTTAACGGCTTTGGTCGCATCGGACGCTACCTGGCCCGCATTCTGGCCGGAAACACGGATGTCGAACTGGTCTGCGTCAACGCGCGCGGCGACAACGCGTCGCTGGCGTATCTGCTCAAATACGACTCCGTCCACGGCACCTTTGCCGGTGAGGTCGAGCCCAACGAACAGGGTTTTCTGCTGAACGGAAAGCAGGTGCTGGTCACCCGCAACGCTCCCGACGCCTGGGACTGGAAGGGCATCGACATCGTGGTCGAATCCACCGGCAAGTTCACGGACCGCGAAAGCTGCGAGAAGCATCTGGCCGCCGGCGCAAAAAAGGTGCTGATCTCCGCCCCCGGCAAGAACGCCGACCTGACCGTGGTCATGGGCGTCAATGACGGCCTCTACGATCCGGCCAAGCACAACATCATCTCCAATGCCTCCTGCACCACCAACTGTCTGGCACCTGCGGCCAAGGCGTTGAACGACACCTTCGGCATCAGGCACGGTCTCATGACCACCATCCATTCCTACACCATGAGCCAGCGCATGCTCGACGGCACCCACAAGGACATCCGCCGCGGTCGTGCCGGGGCCATGAACATGCTGCCCACGACCACGGGCGCGGCCAAGGCCGTGAGCATGGTCATCCCGGCCCTGGCGGGCAAGCTCGATGGCATGGCCGTTCGCGTGCCCACGCCCAACGTGTCGCTGGTGGACCTGGTGGTGGAAGTGGAGAAGAAGGCCACCGTGGCCGAGGTCAACGCCGTCCTGAAGGCCGCGGCCAGCGGACCCGAAGGCGGGGCCATGGGCTACACGGAAGTGCCGCTCGTTTCCATGGACTACGTCGGCAGCATCTACGGCGGCGTGGTCGACGGCCTGTGCACCTCGGTCATGAACGGCACCATGGTCAAGATCATCGTCTGGTACGACAACGAGGCCGGTTTCACCAACCAGCTGCTGCGCCTGATCAAGACGGTCGGAGCATCTTTGTAA
- a CDS encoding RNA-binding domain-containing protein produces the protein MDRAALAAILDRLCSASEETGTVEFKSNWDNPHDIGEYICALGNTARLDNEDRAWLLWGVENGTHRITGTVFDPFSAKGEGNQSLIMWLMQKISPKPDFQFHRLEHADGPVIMLEIHPPRMAPLAFQGERFIRVDSHKTKLAKYPAIEGRLWAALESPEDWSSQIIPGATFDDLDPDAVSFCRQRFLDHLLKGETDPERQEKIRTDAHGWDITTLLNKARLTIQGRITRSTLLLLGRDESAHFLSPADVKISWILRDDQHRMISSQHFGMPLLLATDAVFRRIRNVPIEYMPDGSLFPVPIPQYDNWVIREALHNCIAHQDYRLGGKINVVEYPDKLVFSNLGSFIPQSVEWMLENQSPPERYRNQWLIDGMIRLRMIDQAGSGIRRMYETQRERYFPLPDYDFAEEIDGYPRVRLSLSGKILDSNYTQLLMRRADLKLRQVFLLDKVQKGLSISANEARALREGKLIEGRAPNYFISAKVAEWTDQKARYIHNRAFDDEHYRKMIIEYLRQYKQASRQELDELLLPKLSDVLTFKQKRDKIRNLLQALRREGHLQNLGGRQSSVWALASEV, from the coding sequence ATGGATCGTGCCGCTTTGGCCGCAATTCTTGACCGGCTGTGCTCCGCTTCCGAAGAGACGGGGACCGTCGAGTTCAAGTCGAATTGGGATAATCCTCACGACATCGGCGAATATATTTGCGCCCTGGGCAACACCGCTCGCCTGGACAATGAGGATCGGGCCTGGTTGCTTTGGGGTGTGGAGAACGGGACCCATCGCATTACAGGGACGGTGTTTGATCCGTTTTCGGCAAAGGGAGAGGGGAATCAATCTCTTATAATGTGGCTGATGCAGAAGATCAGCCCAAAGCCGGATTTTCAGTTTCATCGTCTGGAGCATGCGGATGGTCCGGTTATCATGCTGGAAATCCACCCTCCGCGCATGGCACCGCTGGCCTTTCAAGGAGAGCGGTTTATTCGGGTTGACAGCCATAAGACGAAGCTTGCGAAGTATCCTGCAATCGAGGGACGCCTATGGGCCGCACTGGAGAGCCCTGAAGATTGGTCCAGTCAGATAATTCCAGGTGCCACATTTGATGATCTTGATCCTGACGCCGTGTCTTTTTGCCGGCAACGGTTTCTTGATCATCTGTTGAAAGGGGAAACCGATCCGGAACGGCAGGAGAAAATCCGGACGGATGCCCATGGTTGGGATATCACCACGTTGCTCAACAAAGCCCGACTGACTATTCAGGGCCGGATAACCCGTTCCACACTTCTTTTGTTGGGTAGAGACGAATCGGCGCATTTTCTGTCTCCGGCGGATGTCAAGATCTCGTGGATTCTCCGCGATGACCAGCACAGGATGATAAGCAGTCAGCATTTTGGCATGCCCTTGTTGCTGGCTACGGATGCCGTTTTCCGCCGTATCCGCAATGTGCCCATCGAGTACATGCCGGACGGTAGCCTCTTTCCCGTTCCGATTCCTCAATATGACAATTGGGTTATTCGCGAAGCCCTGCATAATTGCATCGCGCATCAGGACTATCGACTCGGCGGCAAGATCAATGTGGTCGAATACCCTGACAAACTGGTTTTTTCCAATTTGGGTTCATTCATCCCGCAAAGCGTGGAATGGATGTTGGAAAATCAGTCTCCTCCCGAGCGTTACCGGAATCAGTGGCTTATTGATGGAATGATTCGACTACGCATGATTGATCAGGCGGGAAGCGGGATTCGGCGCATGTACGAAACACAACGCGAAAGGTATTTCCCTTTGCCGGACTATGATTTCGCGGAGGAAATCGACGGGTATCCTCGGGTGAGGCTTTCTTTGAGTGGCAAGATTCTGGACTCAAACTATACGCAATTGCTGATGCGTCGGGCAGATCTTAAACTTAGACAAGTTTTTCTCTTGGATAAGGTGCAAAAAGGACTGTCTATTTCTGCGAATGAAGCACGCGCTTTACGGGAAGGCAAACTTATCGAAGGTCGAGCGCCGAATTATTTCATTTCAGCCAAAGTGGCGGAGTGGACAGACCAGAAGGCACGGTACATCCATAACCGTGCTTTTGATGATGAACATTATCGGAAGATGATTATTGAATATCTTCGACAATACAAACAGGCTTCCCGGCAGGAGTTGGACGAATTGTTGCTGCCTAAGCTGTCTGATGTCCTGACGTTCAAGCAAAAGCGCGATAAGATTAGGAATCTCCTTCAAGCATTGCGGAGAGAAGGTCATCTTCAAAATCTTGGTGGGAGGCAGTCTTCTGTGTGGGCTTTGGCTTCGGAGGTTTGA
- the dnaE gene encoding DNA polymerase III subunit alpha has translation MSGFTHLHCHSEYSLLDGAIRLKDLCARAVDFGFSSAAITDHGNLFGSVPFYLEAKKHGIKPIIGSEVYIADDMFERENKKRFHLVLLAQNLIGYHNLVKIVSAGFLEGFYYKPRVDKKYLRAHSEGLICLSACLQGEVPYALRHGTFDSALLKAREYMEIFPDRFYLELQSNGLKEQEVVNDRLMELANETGLPLVATNDCHYLGKDDYEAHDILLCVGTGKIASEKQRLKFDTNEFYYKAPEEMEAAFAHCPEAVENAGRIADMCEVELKLKQHFFPVYDVPEGVTLDQEFRRLSEEGLKERIAALPYEVDESVYRERLELELGVIIEKGFPAYFLIVQDFINWAKSKNIPVGPGRGSAAGSLVSYALRITDLDPIRYALFFERFLNVERASMPDIDVDFCYNRRDEVIKYVSEKYGADHVAQIVAFGTMKAKGAIRDVARALDVSLKDADRIAKLIPDDLKMTLTKALDEEPELRNLIDSDPQYKKLYDVARRLEGLARHSSIHAAGIVISQKPMVEYLPLHKGKNGEVVTQLDMKKVELIGLIKFDFLGLKTLTVIDDALKLIRKNNKPVPILEKLPLDDPQTFELLCRGETDGVFQLESDGMRRVLRGLKPSCFEDIIALLALYRPGPLESGMVDDFIGRKHGLRKVEYEFEELAPVVHPILEDTYGVILYQEQVMKIASDLAKYSLGEGDNLRRAMGKKDPAEMAKQRVRFLDGARENNISQEAAEYIFDLMEKFAGYGFNKSHSAAYAVISYQTAYVKAHYPAEFMAAIITSEVSNTDKILAHVSACRDMDIEVLPPDVNRSFNEFTVEGESIRYGLSGIKGVGEGAVESIEEEREKGGDFTSLLDFCQRVNLRKVNKRVLDSLIKSGAMDSFGCSRRALLENLDKVQAMAQKRAKRKTSGQLSFMGMVEENTCNLTGLGIEDDEAALPEFGDDEKCRMEKEAFGFFLIGHPLQPFRQEIRRLGYPSLAQCADLTEKSPVQVPVLVTSMKTINTKKGDRMAFCGIEDLSGSGEAIVFSEPYVTYRELLTCEEPLLMTGVVAKREMNGEESEDGPKKSKILAESFKLLSEVVGSGTEPVVLFVRANGKDPDWIGLGEIVKRYPGQAPVQVDLARGEYVCRLQFGPDFMVAPCPDFWRDFEQWRQI, from the coding sequence ATGAGCGGTTTTACCCATCTGCATTGCCATTCCGAGTACAGTCTTCTGGACGGCGCCATTCGCCTCAAAGACCTGTGCGCCCGGGCCGTTGATTTCGGCTTTTCATCGGCCGCCATCACCGACCATGGCAATCTCTTCGGCTCCGTACCCTTCTACCTTGAGGCCAAGAAGCACGGCATAAAACCCATCATCGGCAGCGAGGTCTACATCGCCGACGATATGTTCGAGCGGGAAAACAAAAAGCGCTTTCACCTTGTTCTTCTGGCCCAGAATCTGATCGGCTATCACAATCTGGTCAAGATCGTGTCCGCCGGTTTCCTGGAAGGGTTTTATTACAAGCCCCGGGTGGACAAGAAATACCTGCGCGCCCATAGCGAGGGCCTTATCTGCCTGTCGGCCTGCCTGCAGGGCGAAGTGCCCTATGCCTTGCGCCACGGGACCTTCGACAGCGCCCTTTTGAAGGCCCGCGAATACATGGAGATTTTTCCGGACCGGTTTTATCTGGAGCTGCAGTCCAACGGTCTCAAAGAACAGGAAGTGGTCAACGACAGGCTCATGGAACTGGCCAACGAGACCGGGCTGCCGCTGGTCGCCACCAACGATTGCCACTACTTGGGCAAGGACGACTACGAGGCCCACGACATCCTCCTGTGCGTAGGCACAGGCAAGATCGCCTCGGAAAAGCAGCGTCTCAAATTCGACACCAACGAATTCTACTACAAGGCCCCGGAAGAGATGGAGGCCGCCTTTGCCCATTGCCCCGAGGCCGTGGAGAACGCGGGCCGCATCGCCGACATGTGCGAGGTGGAACTAAAGCTCAAGCAGCATTTCTTTCCGGTCTACGACGTGCCCGAGGGCGTGACCCTGGACCAGGAATTCCGCCGCCTGTCCGAAGAGGGGCTGAAGGAGCGCATCGCGGCCCTGCCTTACGAGGTGGACGAGTCCGTTTACCGCGAGCGTCTTGAACTCGAACTTGGCGTCATCATCGAAAAGGGCTTTCCAGCCTATTTCCTGATCGTGCAGGACTTTATCAACTGGGCGAAATCAAAGAATATCCCAGTCGGCCCAGGCCGTGGGTCGGCGGCCGGGTCGCTGGTCTCGTACGCACTCAGGATCACGGATCTGGACCCCATTCGCTACGCGCTCTTCTTCGAGCGGTTTTTGAATGTGGAGCGTGCGTCCATGCCTGATATCGACGTGGACTTCTGCTATAACCGCCGCGACGAGGTCATCAAATACGTCTCGGAAAAATACGGGGCCGACCATGTGGCCCAGATTGTGGCCTTCGGGACCATGAAGGCCAAGGGCGCCATCCGCGACGTGGCCAGGGCGCTCGATGTCAGCCTCAAGGACGCCGATCGCATCGCCAAGCTCATTCCCGACGACCTGAAGATGACCCTGACCAAGGCCCTGGACGAAGAGCCGGAGCTGAGGAATCTCATCGACAGCGATCCGCAGTACAAGAAGCTCTACGACGTGGCCCGGCGCCTGGAGGGCCTGGCCCGGCATTCGTCCATCCACGCCGCCGGCATCGTCATCTCCCAGAAGCCCATGGTCGAGTACCTGCCCCTGCACAAGGGCAAGAACGGGGAGGTCGTGACCCAGCTGGACATGAAGAAGGTCGAGCTGATCGGCCTCATCAAGTTCGACTTTCTGGGCCTTAAAACCCTGACCGTCATCGACGACGCCCTGAAGCTCATCCGCAAGAACAACAAGCCCGTGCCGATCTTGGAAAAGCTGCCTCTCGACGACCCGCAGACTTTCGAGCTCCTCTGCCGGGGCGAGACGGACGGCGTGTTCCAGCTGGAATCCGACGGCATGCGCCGGGTGCTGCGCGGCCTCAAGCCTTCCTGCTTCGAGGACATCATCGCGCTTCTGGCCCTGTACCGCCCGGGGCCGCTGGAATCCGGCATGGTCGACGACTTCATCGGCCGTAAGCACGGCCTGCGCAAGGTCGAGTACGAATTCGAGGAACTGGCCCCGGTGGTCCACCCCATTCTGGAGGATACCTACGGGGTCATCCTATACCAGGAACAGGTCATGAAGATCGCCTCGGACCTGGCCAAGTATTCTCTGGGCGAGGGCGACAACCTGCGCCGGGCCATGGGCAAGAAGGACCCGGCGGAGATGGCCAAGCAGCGGGTGCGCTTTCTGGACGGCGCGCGCGAGAACAACATTTCCCAGGAGGCCGCCGAGTACATCTTCGACCTCATGGAAAAATTCGCGGGCTACGGGTTCAACAAATCCCACAGCGCGGCCTACGCGGTCATCTCCTACCAGACCGCCTACGTGAAGGCCCATTACCCGGCCGAGTTCATGGCCGCCATCATCACCTCGGAGGTGTCCAACACCGACAAGATCCTGGCCCATGTCAGCGCCTGCCGGGACATGGACATCGAAGTCCTGCCCCCGGACGTGAACAGGAGCTTCAACGAGTTCACCGTCGAGGGCGAGTCCATTCGCTACGGTCTGTCCGGCATCAAGGGCGTGGGCGAGGGGGCTGTCGAGTCCATCGAGGAGGAACGGGAGAAGGGCGGGGATTTCACCAGCCTGCTTGATTTCTGCCAGCGCGTGAATCTGCGCAAGGTCAACAAGCGGGTGCTCGACTCCCTCATCAAGTCCGGGGCCATGGACAGCTTCGGATGCTCGCGCAGGGCGCTGCTGGAAAACCTCGACAAGGTCCAGGCCATGGCCCAGAAGCGGGCCAAGCGCAAAACCTCCGGCCAACTCTCGTTCATGGGCATGGTGGAAGAGAACACCTGCAACCTTACGGGGCTGGGCATCGAGGACGACGAGGCCGCGCTGCCGGAATTCGGGGATGACGAGAAATGCCGCATGGAGAAGGAGGCTTTCGGATTCTTCCTCATCGGCCATCCGTTGCAGCCTTTCCGCCAGGAGATCAGGCGGCTCGGCTATCCGTCCCTGGCGCAGTGCGCGGACCTGACGGAGAAGTCGCCGGTGCAGGTGCCTGTCCTGGTCACGTCGATGAAGACCATCAACACCAAGAAGGGCGATCGTATGGCCTTTTGCGGCATCGAGGACCTGAGCGGTTCGGGCGAGGCCATTGTTTTTTCGGAGCCGTACGTGACCTACCGCGAGCTCTTGACCTGCGAGGAGCCGCTGCTCATGACCGGCGTGGTGGCCAAGCGCGAGATGAACGGCGAGGAGAGCGAGGACGGGCCCAAAAAGTCCAAGATTCTGGCCGAGTCCTTCAAGCTGCTCTCGGAGGTGGTCGGGTCGGGCACGGAGCCGGTGGTCCTTTTTGTGCGCGCCAACGGAA